From a single Oreochromis niloticus isolate F11D_XX linkage group LG4, O_niloticus_UMD_NMBU, whole genome shotgun sequence genomic region:
- the spag9a gene encoding sperm associated antigen 9a isoform X3, which yields MELEDGVVYQDDPGTSAMMSERVSGLANSIYREFERLIGKYDEDVVKELMPLVVAVLENLDSVFAENQEHEVELELLKEDNEQLITQYEREKALRKHAEEKFIEFEDTHEQEKKDLQSHVDRMESHSRQLELKIKNYADQIGRLEEREMDLKKEYNSLHQRHTEMIHNYMEHVERIKMQQISETSESSAVGRVRRERPLSLGIFPSSGGASLLIPDPQARAETLSTESWRFTDSSQPRSNTSLKLDYGDPPKEREGKSAQDSTWGNSLADDCKDELSDFTGSKSATPMSTTASDMEREDGNSKSTEVQAAPGTRTISVGLPENEDSSDVKDIIESTPELDMDLIGYRPCSTPTKGIENMAFDRNTDSLFEELSSAGTGLIGDVDEGADLLVEYSDLSLIGMGREVENLILENSQLLETKNALNVVNKDLIQKVDELTSEKEMLEGDLEALLQAKSKLEEKNKELEEELKKVRLEMEEAKHKANEEEESDLPTAQKKRFTRVEMARVLMERNQYKERLMELQEAVRWTEMIRASRENPTISEKKKSSIWQFFSRLFSSSSSAPAVKFESQSNTKYSTPGNTVKRSSTFSQFPTEKSKTFDFLNEDKEQCSSPSRKEQKRSQYRQVKAHVQKEDGRVTAHGWSLPSKYKVANGGQVENKMNLPVPVYLRPLDQKDASMKLWCAAGVNLSGGRAFSSTELSKQTKGSQSSLDQLEQESKDREKGEKEKELIVQDEMSSRVWVCTSTHSSTKVMVLDATQPSDLLDSFYACNTHIICIASVPGVLETDYPSGEAVPQDLESSQGDAASLAGSVASVGSAGSDSASAAEGTTAIPQTASAGVADQPAEHSATSASASTVELSRETSPAEDGVPTAEEATEATEANAGVGEEGEEDQGADQNQPGIYTEHVFTDPLGVEPTDSSVAESQRGSRQDGVTSLAEDSDPSEVEVLRMSSALPTMWLGAQNGCLYVHSSVARWRKCLHAIKLKDSILSIVHVKGRVLVALADGTLAIFHRGIADGQWDLTNYHLLDLGRPHHSIRCMTVVHDKVWCGYRNKIYVIQPKAMRIEKSFDAHPRKESQVRQLAWVGDGIWVSIRLDSTLRLFHAHTYQHLQDVDIEPYVSKMLGTGKLGFSFVRITALVVSCNRLWVGTGNGVIISIPLSEANRTTGTVPNRPGSAVRVYGDDSSVTDCAMPGSFVPYCSMAHAQLCFHGHRDAVKFFVTVPGQAMPPPGSADSGSDDPASESSDTATSETKTYLVMSGGEGYIDFRMGDEVGELDGLSESTASLQSAPAKNERSHLIVWQVTTSHD from the exons aagtTCATCGAATTTGAAGACACTCATGAGCAGGAGAAGAAGGACCTGCAGAGCCATGTGGACCGGATGGAGTCCCACTCCCGCCAACTGGAGCTCAAAATCAAGAACTATGCAGACCAGA TTGGCAGGTTAGAAGAACGAGAgatggacctgaagaaggaaTACAACTCCCTCCATCAGCGGCACACAGAG ATGATCCATAATTACATGGAGCACGTGGAGAGGATCAAAATGCAACAGATCAGCGAGACCTCCGAGTCGAGCGCAGTCGGCCGAGTCAG GAGAGAGCGACCTCTTTCTTTGGGAATTTTCCCATCATCTGGCGGAGCATCTCTGCTCATCCCAGATCCTCAGGCCAGAGCAGAGACACTGAGCACAGAGAGCTGGAGGTTCACTGACTCGTCGCAGCCTCGCTCCAACACAAGTCTCAAG TTGGACTATGGTGACCCCCCAAAGGAAAGGGAGGGTAAGAGTGCGCAGGACTCTACTTGGGGGAATTCACTGGCAGACGACTGCAAG GATGAGCTATCAGACTTCACCGGCTCCAAGTCGGCCACACCGATGTCAACCACTGCCTCGGACATGGAGAGGGAAGATGGGAACAGTAAGAGCACAGAGGTGCAAGCTGCTCCGGGGACCAGAACCATATCAGTAG gTCTGCCTGAAAATGAGGACAGCTCAGATGTGAAGGACATCATTGAGTCCACCCCTGAGCTGGACATGGATCTCATTGGGTACAGACCCTGCAG CACTCCTACTAAAGGCATTGAAAACATGGCATTTGACCGCAATACAGACTCCCTGTTTGAGGAGCTGTCCTCTGCAGGCACCGGGCTCATCGGGGACGTGGACGAAGGAGCTGATCTTTTAG TGGAGTACTCTG ACCTTAGTTTGATTG GAATGGGCCGGGAAGTTGAAAATCTAATTCTGGAGAATTCACAACTGCTTGAGACTAA GAACGCCTTGAATGTGGTGAATAAAGACTTGATTCAGAAAGTCGATGAACTGACAAGTGAGAAGGAGATGTTGGAGGGAGATCTAGAAGCTTTGCTGCAGGCAAAATCCAAGCTGGAGGAAAAGAACaaagagctggaggaggaacTCAAAAA AGTACGACTGGAGATGGAGGAAGCGAAACATAAAGCTAACGAAGAAGAAGAG AGTGATTTACCTACGGCTCAGAAGAAGCGTTTCACCAGAGTGGAGATGGCCCGAGTGCTGATGGAGAGGAACCAGTACAAAGAGCGACTGATGGAGCTGCAGGAAGCTGTGCGGTGGACTGAGATGATCAG GGCTTCAAGGGAAAATCCAACTatctcagaaaaaaagaaatccagcaTCTGGCAGTT CTTCAGCAGACTGTTTAGCTCCTCCTCCAGTGCCCCCGCCGTAAAGTTTGAATCCCAGTCCAATACAAAGTACAGCACCCCGGGCAACACGGTGAAGAGGAGCAGCACTTTCTCTCAGTTCCCCACGGAGAAGTCCAAGACATTTGACTTCCTCAATGAAGA TAAGGAACAGTGCAGTTCTCCATCACGTAAAGAGCAGAAGAGAAGCCAGTACAGACAGGTCAAGGCTCACGTGCAGAAGGAGGACGGACGAGTCACTGCTCATGGCTGGAGCCTGCCCAGCAAATACAAG GTAGCAAATGGTGGACAAgtggaaaacaaaatgaacttaCCTGTGCCGGTTTACTTGAGACCTCTGGACCAGAAAGATGCTTCTATGAAG CTGTGGTGCGCTGCCGGGGTCAACCTGTCCGGGGGTCGGGCATTTTCCTCAACAGAGCTTTCTAAGCAGACAAAGGGTTCTCAGAGCAGCTTGGATCAGTTGGAGCAGGAGAGTAAG GATCGGgaaaaaggggagaaagagaAGGAGCTGATTGTCCAGGATGAGATGTCCAGTCGTGTGTGGGTGTGCACTAGCACCCACTCCTCCACCAAGGTTATGGTTCTGGATGCCACTCAGCCCTCTGACCTGCTCGACAGCTTCTACGCCTGCAACACTCACATTATCTGCATCGCCAGTGTGCCAG gtgtgttggaaACTGATTATCCGTCGGGTGAGGCTGTACCCCAAGACCTGGAGTCCAGCCAAGGGGATGCGGCGTCACTGGCTGGCAGCGTGGCCAGTGTAGGCTCAGCAGGCAGCGATAGCGCCTCGGCAGCTGAGGGCACCACCGCCATCCCCCAGACAGCTAGTGCAGGTGTTGCTGACCAGCCGGCTGAGCACAGCGCCACCTCAGCCTCAG CTTCCACTGTTGAGTTGTCCAGAGAGACCAGTCCAGCAGAAGATGGGGTTCCAACAGCCGAAGAGGCAACAGAAGCAACGGAGGCTAATGCTGGCGTGGGCGAAGAAGGAGAGGAAGATCAGGGGGCTGACCAAAACCAGCCCGGAATCTACACGGAGCACGTGTTCACCGACCCACTTGGGGTGGAACCCACTGACTCCTCTGTTGCTGAATCACAGAG GGGATCCAGACAGGATGGGGTGACTTCTCTGGCAGAAGACTCGGACCCATCAGAAGTTGAGGTCCTGAGGATGAGCAGTGCACTTCCCACCATGTGGCTCGGTGCTCAGAACGGGTG TCTGTACGTCCACTCGTCTGTGGCTCGATGGAGGAAATGTCTTCATGCCATCAAACTGAAAGACTCGATCCTCAGCATAGT GCATGTTAAAGGGAGGGTCCTGGTAGCACTGGCTGATGGGACATTAGCAATTTTCCACAGAGGCATTG CAGACGGACAGTGGGATCTAACCAACTACCATCTGCTGGATCTGGGCCGGCCCCACCACTCTATCCGCTGTATGACCGTAGTCCACGATAAGGTTTGGTGCGGCTACAGAAATAAGATCTACGTCATCCAGCCAAAGGCCATGAGGATAGAG AAATCCTTTGACGCTCATCCTCGGAAGGAGAGTCAGGTACGGCAGCTGGCCTGGGTTGGAGACGGCATCTGGGTGTCCATCCGACTGGATTCAACTCTACGCTTGTTTCACGCCCACACCTACCAGCACCTCCAGGATGTGGACATCGAGCCCTACGTCAGCAAGATGCTGG GTACGGGTAAATTGGGTTTCTCATTTGTGAGAATCACCGCTCTTGTCGTATCCTGCAACCGACTGTGGGTGGGTACAGGAAATGGCGTAATCATCTCCATCCCGCTCTCTGAAG CTAACAGAACAACAGGAACAGTGCCAAATCGCCCCGGCAGTGCTGTACGGGTCTACGGTGATGACAGCTCTGTGACAGACTGTGCAATGCCAGGCAGCTTTGTGCCATACTGCTCCATGGCTCACGCCCAACTATGTTTTCACGGACACCGGGATGCTGTCAAGTTTTTCGTGACAGTGCCAG GTCAGGCGATGCCACCTCCAGGTAGTGCAGATTCAGGCTCTGATGACCCTGCATCTGAATCCTCTGACACAGCAACTTCTGAGACCAAAACCTACCTGGTCATGAGTGGAGGGGAAGGCTACATTGACTTCAGGATGG GTGATGAAGTAGGTGAGTTGGATGGTTTATCCGAATCAACAGCCAGCCTGCAGTCGGCGCCCGCCAAGAACGAGCGGAGCCACCTCATCGTCTGGCAGGTCACGACTTCTCACGATTGA
- the spag9a gene encoding sperm associated antigen 9a isoform X7, which translates to MELEDGVVYQDDPGTSAMMSERVSGLANSIYREFERLIGKYDEDVVKELMPLVVAVLENLDSVFAENQEHEVELELLKEDNEQLITQYEREKALRKHAEEKFIEFEDTHEQEKKDLQSHVDRMESHSRQLELKIKNYADQIGRLEEREMDLKKEYNSLHQRHTEMIHNYMEHVERIKMQQISETSESSAVGRVRRERPLSLGIFPSSGGASLLIPDPQARAETLSTESWRFTDSSQPRSNTSLKDELSDFTGSKSATPMSTTASDMEREDGNSKSTEVQAAPGTRTISVGLPENEDSSDVKDIIESTPELDMDLIGYRPCSTPTKGIENMAFDRNTDSLFEELSSAGTGLIGDVDEGADLLVEYSDLSLIGMGREVENLILENSQLLETKNALNVVNKDLIQKVDELTSEKEMLEGDLEALLQAKSKLEEKNKELEEELKKVRLEMEEAKHKANEEEESDLPTAQKKRFTRVEMARVLMERNQYKERLMELQEAVRWTEMIRASRENPTISEKKKSSIWQFFSRLFSSSSSAPAVKFESQSNTKYSTPGNTVKRSSTFSQFPTEKSKTFDFLNEDKEQCSSPSRKEQKRSQYRQVKAHVQKEDGRVTAHGWSLPSKYKVANGGQVENKMNLPVPVYLRPLDQKDASMKLWCAAGVNLSGGRAFSSTELSKQTKGSQSSLDQLEQESKDREKGEKEKELIVQDEMSSRVWVCTSTHSSTKVMVLDATQPSDLLDSFYACNTHIICIASVPGVLETDYPSGEAVPQDLESSQGDAASLAGSVASVGSAGSDSASAAEGTTAIPQTASAGVADQPAEHSATSASASTVELSRETSPAEDGVPTAEEATEATEANAGVGEEGEEDQGADQNQPGIYTEHVFTDPLGVEPTDSSVAESQRGSRQDGVTSLAEDSDPSEVEVLRMSSALPTMWLGAQNGCLYVHSSVARWRKCLHAIKLKDSILSIVHVKGRVLVALADGTLAIFHRGIADGQWDLTNYHLLDLGRPHHSIRCMTVVHDKVWCGYRNKIYVIQPKAMRIEKSFDAHPRKESQVRQLAWVGDGIWVSIRLDSTLRLFHAHTYQHLQDVDIEPYVSKMLGTGKLGFSFVRITALVVSCNRLWVGTGNGVIISIPLSEANRTTGTVPNRPGSAVRVYGDDSSVTDCAMPGSFVPYCSMAHAQLCFHGHRDAVKFFVTVPGQAMPPPGSADSGSDDPASESSDTATSETKTYLVMSGGEGYIDFRMGDEVGELDGLSESTASLQSAPAKNERSHLIVWQVTTSHD; encoded by the exons aagtTCATCGAATTTGAAGACACTCATGAGCAGGAGAAGAAGGACCTGCAGAGCCATGTGGACCGGATGGAGTCCCACTCCCGCCAACTGGAGCTCAAAATCAAGAACTATGCAGACCAGA TTGGCAGGTTAGAAGAACGAGAgatggacctgaagaaggaaTACAACTCCCTCCATCAGCGGCACACAGAG ATGATCCATAATTACATGGAGCACGTGGAGAGGATCAAAATGCAACAGATCAGCGAGACCTCCGAGTCGAGCGCAGTCGGCCGAGTCAG GAGAGAGCGACCTCTTTCTTTGGGAATTTTCCCATCATCTGGCGGAGCATCTCTGCTCATCCCAGATCCTCAGGCCAGAGCAGAGACACTGAGCACAGAGAGCTGGAGGTTCACTGACTCGTCGCAGCCTCGCTCCAACACAAGTCTCAAG GATGAGCTATCAGACTTCACCGGCTCCAAGTCGGCCACACCGATGTCAACCACTGCCTCGGACATGGAGAGGGAAGATGGGAACAGTAAGAGCACAGAGGTGCAAGCTGCTCCGGGGACCAGAACCATATCAGTAG gTCTGCCTGAAAATGAGGACAGCTCAGATGTGAAGGACATCATTGAGTCCACCCCTGAGCTGGACATGGATCTCATTGGGTACAGACCCTGCAG CACTCCTACTAAAGGCATTGAAAACATGGCATTTGACCGCAATACAGACTCCCTGTTTGAGGAGCTGTCCTCTGCAGGCACCGGGCTCATCGGGGACGTGGACGAAGGAGCTGATCTTTTAG TGGAGTACTCTG ACCTTAGTTTGATTG GAATGGGCCGGGAAGTTGAAAATCTAATTCTGGAGAATTCACAACTGCTTGAGACTAA GAACGCCTTGAATGTGGTGAATAAAGACTTGATTCAGAAAGTCGATGAACTGACAAGTGAGAAGGAGATGTTGGAGGGAGATCTAGAAGCTTTGCTGCAGGCAAAATCCAAGCTGGAGGAAAAGAACaaagagctggaggaggaacTCAAAAA AGTACGACTGGAGATGGAGGAAGCGAAACATAAAGCTAACGAAGAAGAAGAG AGTGATTTACCTACGGCTCAGAAGAAGCGTTTCACCAGAGTGGAGATGGCCCGAGTGCTGATGGAGAGGAACCAGTACAAAGAGCGACTGATGGAGCTGCAGGAAGCTGTGCGGTGGACTGAGATGATCAG GGCTTCAAGGGAAAATCCAACTatctcagaaaaaaagaaatccagcaTCTGGCAGTT CTTCAGCAGACTGTTTAGCTCCTCCTCCAGTGCCCCCGCCGTAAAGTTTGAATCCCAGTCCAATACAAAGTACAGCACCCCGGGCAACACGGTGAAGAGGAGCAGCACTTTCTCTCAGTTCCCCACGGAGAAGTCCAAGACATTTGACTTCCTCAATGAAGA TAAGGAACAGTGCAGTTCTCCATCACGTAAAGAGCAGAAGAGAAGCCAGTACAGACAGGTCAAGGCTCACGTGCAGAAGGAGGACGGACGAGTCACTGCTCATGGCTGGAGCCTGCCCAGCAAATACAAG GTAGCAAATGGTGGACAAgtggaaaacaaaatgaacttaCCTGTGCCGGTTTACTTGAGACCTCTGGACCAGAAAGATGCTTCTATGAAG CTGTGGTGCGCTGCCGGGGTCAACCTGTCCGGGGGTCGGGCATTTTCCTCAACAGAGCTTTCTAAGCAGACAAAGGGTTCTCAGAGCAGCTTGGATCAGTTGGAGCAGGAGAGTAAG GATCGGgaaaaaggggagaaagagaAGGAGCTGATTGTCCAGGATGAGATGTCCAGTCGTGTGTGGGTGTGCACTAGCACCCACTCCTCCACCAAGGTTATGGTTCTGGATGCCACTCAGCCCTCTGACCTGCTCGACAGCTTCTACGCCTGCAACACTCACATTATCTGCATCGCCAGTGTGCCAG gtgtgttggaaACTGATTATCCGTCGGGTGAGGCTGTACCCCAAGACCTGGAGTCCAGCCAAGGGGATGCGGCGTCACTGGCTGGCAGCGTGGCCAGTGTAGGCTCAGCAGGCAGCGATAGCGCCTCGGCAGCTGAGGGCACCACCGCCATCCCCCAGACAGCTAGTGCAGGTGTTGCTGACCAGCCGGCTGAGCACAGCGCCACCTCAGCCTCAG CTTCCACTGTTGAGTTGTCCAGAGAGACCAGTCCAGCAGAAGATGGGGTTCCAACAGCCGAAGAGGCAACAGAAGCAACGGAGGCTAATGCTGGCGTGGGCGAAGAAGGAGAGGAAGATCAGGGGGCTGACCAAAACCAGCCCGGAATCTACACGGAGCACGTGTTCACCGACCCACTTGGGGTGGAACCCACTGACTCCTCTGTTGCTGAATCACAGAG GGGATCCAGACAGGATGGGGTGACTTCTCTGGCAGAAGACTCGGACCCATCAGAAGTTGAGGTCCTGAGGATGAGCAGTGCACTTCCCACCATGTGGCTCGGTGCTCAGAACGGGTG TCTGTACGTCCACTCGTCTGTGGCTCGATGGAGGAAATGTCTTCATGCCATCAAACTGAAAGACTCGATCCTCAGCATAGT GCATGTTAAAGGGAGGGTCCTGGTAGCACTGGCTGATGGGACATTAGCAATTTTCCACAGAGGCATTG CAGACGGACAGTGGGATCTAACCAACTACCATCTGCTGGATCTGGGCCGGCCCCACCACTCTATCCGCTGTATGACCGTAGTCCACGATAAGGTTTGGTGCGGCTACAGAAATAAGATCTACGTCATCCAGCCAAAGGCCATGAGGATAGAG AAATCCTTTGACGCTCATCCTCGGAAGGAGAGTCAGGTACGGCAGCTGGCCTGGGTTGGAGACGGCATCTGGGTGTCCATCCGACTGGATTCAACTCTACGCTTGTTTCACGCCCACACCTACCAGCACCTCCAGGATGTGGACATCGAGCCCTACGTCAGCAAGATGCTGG GTACGGGTAAATTGGGTTTCTCATTTGTGAGAATCACCGCTCTTGTCGTATCCTGCAACCGACTGTGGGTGGGTACAGGAAATGGCGTAATCATCTCCATCCCGCTCTCTGAAG CTAACAGAACAACAGGAACAGTGCCAAATCGCCCCGGCAGTGCTGTACGGGTCTACGGTGATGACAGCTCTGTGACAGACTGTGCAATGCCAGGCAGCTTTGTGCCATACTGCTCCATGGCTCACGCCCAACTATGTTTTCACGGACACCGGGATGCTGTCAAGTTTTTCGTGACAGTGCCAG GTCAGGCGATGCCACCTCCAGGTAGTGCAGATTCAGGCTCTGATGACCCTGCATCTGAATCCTCTGACACAGCAACTTCTGAGACCAAAACCTACCTGGTCATGAGTGGAGGGGAAGGCTACATTGACTTCAGGATGG GTGATGAAGTAGGTGAGTTGGATGGTTTATCCGAATCAACAGCCAGCCTGCAGTCGGCGCCCGCCAAGAACGAGCGGAGCCACCTCATCGTCTGGCAGGTCACGACTTCTCACGATTGA
- the spag9a gene encoding sperm associated antigen 9a isoform X9: MELEDGVVYQDDPGTSAMMSERVSGLANSIYREFERLIGKYDEDVVKELMPLVVAVLENLDSVFAENQEHEVELELLKEDNEQLITQYEREKALRKHAEEKFIEFEDTHEQEKKDLQSHVDRMESHSRQLELKIKNYADQIGRLEEREMDLKKEYNSLHQRHTEMIHNYMEHVERIKMQQISETSESSAVGRVRRERPLSLGIFPSSGGASLLIPDPQARAETLSTESWRFTDSSQPRSNTSLKLDYGDPPKEREGKSAQDSTWGNSLADDCKDELSDFTGSKSATPMSTTASDMEREDGNSKSTEVQAAPGTRTISVGLPENEDSSDVKDIIESTPELDMDLIGYRPCSTPTKGIENMAFDRNTDSLFEELSSAGTGLIGDVDEGADLLVEYSDLSLIGMGREVENLILENSQLLETKNALNVVNKDLIQKVDELTSEKEMLEGDLEALLQAKSKLEEKNKELEEELKKVRLEMEEAKHKANEEEESDLPTAQKKRFTRVEMARVLMERNQYKERLMELQEAVRWTEMIRASRENPTISEKKKSSIWQFFSRLFSSSSSAPAVKFESQSNTKYSTPGNTVKRSSTFSQFPTEKSKTFDFLNEDKEQCSSPSRKEQKRSQYRQVKAHVQKEDGRVTAHGWSLPSKYKVANGGQVENKMNLPVPVYLRPLDQKDASMKLWCAAGVNLSGGRAFSSTELSKQTKGSQSSLDQLEQESKDREKGEKEKELIVQDEMSSRVWVCTSTHSSTKVMVLDATQPSDLLDSFYACNTHIICIASVPGVLETDYPSGEAVPQDLESSQGDAASLAGSVASVGSAGSDSASAAEGTTAIPQTASAGVADQPAEHSATSASASTVELSRETSPAEDGVPTAEEATEATEANAGVGEEGEEDQGADQNQPGIYTEHVFTDPLGVEPTDSSVAESQRGSRQDGVTSLAEDSDPSEVEVLRMSSALPTMWLGAQNGCLYVHSSVARWRKCLHAIKLKDSILSIVHVKGRVLVALADGTLAIFHRGIDGQWDLTNYHLLDLGRPHHSIRCMTVVHDKVWCGYRNKIYVIQPKAMRIEKSFDAHPRKESQVRQLAWVGDGIWVSIRLDSTLRLFHAHTYQHLQDVDIEPYVSKMLGTGKLGFSFVRITALVVSCNRLWVGTGNGVIISIPLSEANRTTGTVPNRPGSAVRVYGDDSSVTDCAMPGSFVPYCSMAHAQLCFHGHRDAVKFFVTVPGQAMPPPGSADSGSDDPASESSDTATSETKTYLVMSGGEGYIDFRMGDEVGELDGLSESTASLQSAPAKNERSHLIVWQVTTSHD, translated from the exons aagtTCATCGAATTTGAAGACACTCATGAGCAGGAGAAGAAGGACCTGCAGAGCCATGTGGACCGGATGGAGTCCCACTCCCGCCAACTGGAGCTCAAAATCAAGAACTATGCAGACCAGA TTGGCAGGTTAGAAGAACGAGAgatggacctgaagaaggaaTACAACTCCCTCCATCAGCGGCACACAGAG ATGATCCATAATTACATGGAGCACGTGGAGAGGATCAAAATGCAACAGATCAGCGAGACCTCCGAGTCGAGCGCAGTCGGCCGAGTCAG GAGAGAGCGACCTCTTTCTTTGGGAATTTTCCCATCATCTGGCGGAGCATCTCTGCTCATCCCAGATCCTCAGGCCAGAGCAGAGACACTGAGCACAGAGAGCTGGAGGTTCACTGACTCGTCGCAGCCTCGCTCCAACACAAGTCTCAAG TTGGACTATGGTGACCCCCCAAAGGAAAGGGAGGGTAAGAGTGCGCAGGACTCTACTTGGGGGAATTCACTGGCAGACGACTGCAAG GATGAGCTATCAGACTTCACCGGCTCCAAGTCGGCCACACCGATGTCAACCACTGCCTCGGACATGGAGAGGGAAGATGGGAACAGTAAGAGCACAGAGGTGCAAGCTGCTCCGGGGACCAGAACCATATCAGTAG gTCTGCCTGAAAATGAGGACAGCTCAGATGTGAAGGACATCATTGAGTCCACCCCTGAGCTGGACATGGATCTCATTGGGTACAGACCCTGCAG CACTCCTACTAAAGGCATTGAAAACATGGCATTTGACCGCAATACAGACTCCCTGTTTGAGGAGCTGTCCTCTGCAGGCACCGGGCTCATCGGGGACGTGGACGAAGGAGCTGATCTTTTAG TGGAGTACTCTG ACCTTAGTTTGATTG GAATGGGCCGGGAAGTTGAAAATCTAATTCTGGAGAATTCACAACTGCTTGAGACTAA GAACGCCTTGAATGTGGTGAATAAAGACTTGATTCAGAAAGTCGATGAACTGACAAGTGAGAAGGAGATGTTGGAGGGAGATCTAGAAGCTTTGCTGCAGGCAAAATCCAAGCTGGAGGAAAAGAACaaagagctggaggaggaacTCAAAAA AGTACGACTGGAGATGGAGGAAGCGAAACATAAAGCTAACGAAGAAGAAGAG AGTGATTTACCTACGGCTCAGAAGAAGCGTTTCACCAGAGTGGAGATGGCCCGAGTGCTGATGGAGAGGAACCAGTACAAAGAGCGACTGATGGAGCTGCAGGAAGCTGTGCGGTGGACTGAGATGATCAG GGCTTCAAGGGAAAATCCAACTatctcagaaaaaaagaaatccagcaTCTGGCAGTT CTTCAGCAGACTGTTTAGCTCCTCCTCCAGTGCCCCCGCCGTAAAGTTTGAATCCCAGTCCAATACAAAGTACAGCACCCCGGGCAACACGGTGAAGAGGAGCAGCACTTTCTCTCAGTTCCCCACGGAGAAGTCCAAGACATTTGACTTCCTCAATGAAGA TAAGGAACAGTGCAGTTCTCCATCACGTAAAGAGCAGAAGAGAAGCCAGTACAGACAGGTCAAGGCTCACGTGCAGAAGGAGGACGGACGAGTCACTGCTCATGGCTGGAGCCTGCCCAGCAAATACAAG GTAGCAAATGGTGGACAAgtggaaaacaaaatgaacttaCCTGTGCCGGTTTACTTGAGACCTCTGGACCAGAAAGATGCTTCTATGAAG CTGTGGTGCGCTGCCGGGGTCAACCTGTCCGGGGGTCGGGCATTTTCCTCAACAGAGCTTTCTAAGCAGACAAAGGGTTCTCAGAGCAGCTTGGATCAGTTGGAGCAGGAGAGTAAG GATCGGgaaaaaggggagaaagagaAGGAGCTGATTGTCCAGGATGAGATGTCCAGTCGTGTGTGGGTGTGCACTAGCACCCACTCCTCCACCAAGGTTATGGTTCTGGATGCCACTCAGCCCTCTGACCTGCTCGACAGCTTCTACGCCTGCAACACTCACATTATCTGCATCGCCAGTGTGCCAG gtgtgttggaaACTGATTATCCGTCGGGTGAGGCTGTACCCCAAGACCTGGAGTCCAGCCAAGGGGATGCGGCGTCACTGGCTGGCAGCGTGGCCAGTGTAGGCTCAGCAGGCAGCGATAGCGCCTCGGCAGCTGAGGGCACCACCGCCATCCCCCAGACAGCTAGTGCAGGTGTTGCTGACCAGCCGGCTGAGCACAGCGCCACCTCAGCCTCAG CTTCCACTGTTGAGTTGTCCAGAGAGACCAGTCCAGCAGAAGATGGGGTTCCAACAGCCGAAGAGGCAACAGAAGCAACGGAGGCTAATGCTGGCGTGGGCGAAGAAGGAGAGGAAGATCAGGGGGCTGACCAAAACCAGCCCGGAATCTACACGGAGCACGTGTTCACCGACCCACTTGGGGTGGAACCCACTGACTCCTCTGTTGCTGAATCACAGAG GGGATCCAGACAGGATGGGGTGACTTCTCTGGCAGAAGACTCGGACCCATCAGAAGTTGAGGTCCTGAGGATGAGCAGTGCACTTCCCACCATGTGGCTCGGTGCTCAGAACGGGTG TCTGTACGTCCACTCGTCTGTGGCTCGATGGAGGAAATGTCTTCATGCCATCAAACTGAAAGACTCGATCCTCAGCATAGT GCATGTTAAAGGGAGGGTCCTGGTAGCACTGGCTGATGGGACATTAGCAATTTTCCACAGAGGCATTG ACGGACAGTGGGATCTAACCAACTACCATCTGCTGGATCTGGGCCGGCCCCACCACTCTATCCGCTGTATGACCGTAGTCCACGATAAGGTTTGGTGCGGCTACAGAAATAAGATCTACGTCATCCAGCCAAAGGCCATGAGGATAGAG AAATCCTTTGACGCTCATCCTCGGAAGGAGAGTCAGGTACGGCAGCTGGCCTGGGTTGGAGACGGCATCTGGGTGTCCATCCGACTGGATTCAACTCTACGCTTGTTTCACGCCCACACCTACCAGCACCTCCAGGATGTGGACATCGAGCCCTACGTCAGCAAGATGCTGG GTACGGGTAAATTGGGTTTCTCATTTGTGAGAATCACCGCTCTTGTCGTATCCTGCAACCGACTGTGGGTGGGTACAGGAAATGGCGTAATCATCTCCATCCCGCTCTCTGAAG CTAACAGAACAACAGGAACAGTGCCAAATCGCCCCGGCAGTGCTGTACGGGTCTACGGTGATGACAGCTCTGTGACAGACTGTGCAATGCCAGGCAGCTTTGTGCCATACTGCTCCATGGCTCACGCCCAACTATGTTTTCACGGACACCGGGATGCTGTCAAGTTTTTCGTGACAGTGCCAG GTCAGGCGATGCCACCTCCAGGTAGTGCAGATTCAGGCTCTGATGACCCTGCATCTGAATCCTCTGACACAGCAACTTCTGAGACCAAAACCTACCTGGTCATGAGTGGAGGGGAAGGCTACATTGACTTCAGGATGG GTGATGAAGTAGGTGAGTTGGATGGTTTATCCGAATCAACAGCCAGCCTGCAGTCGGCGCCCGCCAAGAACGAGCGGAGCCACCTCATCGTCTGGCAGGTCACGACTTCTCACGATTGA